In one Magallana gigas chromosome 7, xbMagGiga1.1, whole genome shotgun sequence genomic region, the following are encoded:
- the LOC117690277 gene encoding uncharacterized protein — MSDSDTVSSRGSPDRHSLHEINGRPMSSSNSRFTEDLSNAEAFQLFSCKLDAALAENKKSILKEFEAKTSATQGKENSVDFKLEHHKERYNFLTDIQSDFEKIEKLIDFGDIAIVKDVIMNSVLRIKEQKKVIRIADKYGWDVAKEFKDNPITENSEESQRLRQAEARAKRKRFDKKGLSNPFRGDSKFVQPRYAPYPRFQFNSAGWNNGGSQSGPYRIQPDQCLYCNGFGHWSINCPLKKRSQAIGKPTSTQTSASEESQRT, encoded by the coding sequence ATGTCGGACTCGGACACAGTCAGCTCACGTGGTAGCCCGGACAGACACTCGTTGCACGAGATAAACGGACGCCCCATGTCATCAAGCAACTCTCGCTTTACGGAAGACCTGTCCAATGCAGAAGCTTTTCAGCTATTCTCATGCAAGTTAGACGCTGCCCTGGCCGAAAACAAGAAATCGATTTTGAAAGAATTCGAAGCCAAAACCTCTGCTACACAAGGGAAAGAGAATTCTGTTGACTTCAAACTTGAACACCATAAAGAGAGGTACAATTTTCTAACAGACATTCAATccgattttgaaaaaattgagaAACTTATTGATTTCGGTGATATTGCCATTGTTAAAGACGTTATTATGAACTCTGTACTTCGCATTAAAGAGcagaaaaaagttattagaattGCAGACAAATATGGATGGGACGTGGCCAAAGAATTCAAAGACAACCCAATTACAGAGAATTCAGAAGAAAGCCAGAGGCTCAGACAGGCAGAGGCTAGGGCTAAAAGGAAAAGGTTTGATAAGAAAGGTTTAAGTAATCCTTTTCGTGGCGATAGCAAATTCGTTCAACCTAGATATGCTCCCTACCCCAGGTTCCAGTTCAACTCTGCAGGCTGGAACAACGGAGGTTCGCAATCCGGACCGTACAGAATTCAACCGGATCAGTGTCTATACTGTAACGGATTCGGTCATTGGAGCATCAACTGTCCGCTTAAAAAGAGAAGTCAGGCCATTGGAAAACCAACATCAACCCAGACCAGTGCATCGGAAGAAAGTCAGAGAACATAA